The Pelagicoccus enzymogenes DNA segment AGGAGGGCAGCCAACAGCCCGAATGGGGCAAGGCTGACTTCGTTGTGCGAGCCAAGCGTTCGGGCTATCTGACCGCGATTGACCAGGAAGGTTTGTTGGAGACTGCCAAAAAGGGGAACGCGCGGATTTCGGTGCCGAAACGGGCGGGGCACTTCGTGGCGAAAGGAGAAGTGGTCGCCGAGGTCTTCGGCGATGTGAACGAGGCGTCCGTTTCGAAATCCATTTCAGATGCTATCTTCTTGGGGGATAAGCGTACTCCAGAGCAAAACCTGGAATTTCTGGTCGACCAATTGGTGGAGCTCGCTCTGCGGGCGATCTCTCCTGGTATCAACGATCCGAATACGGCGATCGTTTGTATCGATTACCTTTCGGCCGCCTTGCTGCAGGTGAGGTCAAAGTCGCTGCCGCCAGCTTGCCTCGTGGACGATGAAGGGGAATTGAGAGTGCACTGCCTACAAACAACCTACGATGGACTGATAAACGAGGCGTTTAATCAGTTGCGGCAGGCAGGCGCTGCGTATCCAGAAATTGTGATCAGAATCGTGAATTCTCTGGAACGAATCGGCGTTGGGCTGGCGCCTGACGACAAGAGGGTGCCAAGCTTGGCGAAGCAGCTGTCGCAGATTGTCCAGATGGAAAGTTCAAGTGCCCATCCTCGGGTCGATGGGGATCGGGAGGATATTGCTGCATCGATTGCCCGTT contains these protein-coding regions:
- a CDS encoding DUF2254 domain-containing protein, yielding MKTYLNNLFERVSQSLWLMPAMSITLAMVSAYGMLYWEGLGLGTWEDVPLVYRSGRETSLAIVGAIVGSLVTVAGVTFSITIVSLTLASSQFGPRLLRNFLRSPSSQVTLGALIGSFVYGILIMPAMDDGWEAGKAHPSVTLMIVLACVCVCLIVHYIHHVATSIQADSLVACVYRELESKIEALPERETEEEGSQQPEWGKADFVVRAKRSGYLTAIDQEGLLETAKKGNARISVPKRAGHFVAKGEVVAEVFGDVNEASVSKSISDAIFLGDKRTPEQNLEFLVDQLVELALRAISPGINDPNTAIVCIDYLSAALLQVRSKSLPPACLVDDEGELRVHCLQTTYDGLINEAFNQLRQAGAAYPEIVIRIVNSLERIGVGLAPDDKRVPSLAKQLSQIVQMESSSAHPRVDGDREDIAASIARCQKVFAGHRV